A DNA window from Actinomadura coerulea contains the following coding sequences:
- a CDS encoding fatty acyl-AMP ligase: MTALPALDRTPLIERLARFAKDFPGDRAYTFMDYTTDPDGVATDVTWGELDRRSRSTAAAIRRATEPGRRVALLAPQDPHYVTAFLGAMYARVIGVPLFSPDLPGHGDRLLAVYQDAEPDVVITTGASLPHVRAFLAGDGVRQPAEVIVADEVDPALDWTPEPIDPGDVAYLQYTSGSTRTPAGVIITHGNFATNAEQLWRTFEGIPRVSSGVNWLPVFHDMGLVTTVALPLVYGNPGVIMDPVAFVMRPVRWLELLSAQGHAFTGGPNFAYEYLTAQVTEEEKAKLDLSGVQVFMNGAEPIRESTLTGFYEAFKDCGLRPEAQVCAYGLAEATVYVSASSRFREPTRVAFDHEGLRRGAAEPCDPDAPGAVQLIACGTSYGQHVAIADPGTGVRLADGAVGEIWVHGPNVAAGYWGRPEATRETFEAELADHGDLPRSPWLRTGDLGVLHGGELFVTGRIKDLVIVDGRNHYPQDIEFTVSGAHRAIRPEYACAVAVDTGGTEGLVVVAERNRRVPAALLDREEAARAVRAAVKQRHDLRVHDFVLIEPGGLPRTSSGKIARSACRRAYLDGTLPVAEAALRPE; encoded by the coding sequence ATGACCGCCCTCCCCGCGCTCGACCGCACGCCGCTGATCGAGCGGCTCGCCCGGTTCGCCAAGGACTTCCCCGGCGACCGCGCCTACACGTTCATGGACTACACGACGGACCCGGACGGCGTCGCCACCGACGTCACCTGGGGGGAACTGGACCGGCGCTCCCGCAGCACCGCCGCCGCGATCCGCCGCGCCACCGAGCCCGGACGGCGGGTGGCGCTGCTCGCCCCGCAGGATCCGCACTACGTCACCGCGTTCCTCGGCGCCATGTACGCCCGCGTCATCGGCGTCCCGCTGTTCTCCCCGGACCTGCCGGGCCACGGCGACCGGCTCCTCGCCGTCTACCAGGACGCCGAACCCGACGTCGTGATCACCACGGGCGCGTCGCTGCCGCACGTCCGGGCGTTCCTCGCGGGCGACGGCGTCCGGCAGCCCGCCGAGGTCATCGTCGCGGACGAGGTGGACCCGGCGCTCGACTGGACGCCCGAGCCGATCGACCCCGGCGACGTCGCGTACCTTCAGTACACCTCCGGCTCGACCCGCACCCCCGCGGGTGTGATCATTACGCACGGGAACTTCGCGACGAACGCCGAGCAGCTGTGGCGGACGTTCGAGGGCATCCCGCGCGTGTCGTCCGGAGTGAACTGGCTGCCCGTCTTCCACGACATGGGCCTGGTCACCACCGTCGCGCTGCCGCTGGTCTACGGAAACCCTGGGGTGATCATGGACCCGGTGGCGTTCGTGATGCGGCCCGTCCGCTGGCTGGAGCTGCTCAGCGCGCAGGGCCACGCGTTCACCGGCGGCCCCAACTTCGCCTACGAGTACCTCACCGCGCAGGTCACCGAGGAGGAGAAGGCGAAGCTCGACCTGAGCGGCGTGCAGGTGTTCATGAACGGCGCGGAGCCGATCCGGGAGAGCACGCTCACGGGCTTCTACGAGGCGTTCAAGGACTGCGGGCTGCGTCCCGAGGCGCAGGTGTGCGCCTACGGGCTGGCGGAGGCGACCGTGTACGTGTCGGCGTCGTCGCGGTTCCGGGAGCCGACCCGCGTCGCGTTCGACCACGAGGGGCTGCGCCGGGGCGCCGCCGAGCCGTGCGACCCGGACGCGCCCGGCGCGGTCCAGCTGATCGCCTGCGGGACGTCCTACGGCCAGCACGTCGCGATCGCCGACCCCGGGACCGGCGTGCGGCTCGCGGACGGCGCCGTCGGGGAGATCTGGGTGCACGGCCCGAACGTCGCGGCCGGCTACTGGGGACGTCCCGAGGCCACCAGGGAGACGTTCGAGGCGGAGCTGGCGGACCACGGCGACCTGCCGCGCTCCCCGTGGCTGCGCACCGGGGACCTCGGCGTCCTGCACGGCGGGGAGCTGTTCGTCACCGGCCGGATCAAGGACCTGGTCATCGTGGACGGCCGCAACCACTACCCGCAGGACATCGAGTTCACCGTCTCCGGCGCGCACAGGGCGATCCGCCCCGAGTACGCCTGCGCGGTGGCGGTCGACACCGGCGGCACCGAGGGCCTGGTCGTGGTGGCCGAGCGGAACCGCCGGGTGCCGGCCGCCCTGCTCGACCGGGAGGAGGCGGCGCGGGCGGTGCGGGCGGCCGTGAAGCAGCGCCACGACCTGCGCGTGCACGACTTCGTGCTGATCGAGCCCGGCGGCCTGCCGCGCACCAGCAGCGGGAAGATCGCCCGGTCGGCGTGCAGGCGGGCCTACCTCGACGGGACGCTGCCGGTCGCGGAGGCGGCGCTCCGGCCCGAGTGA
- a CDS encoding acyl-CoA desaturase, with the protein MTAGVADVGSRTPQPDLSGTVPFPERVAVVVFVVGPVMGLLGAVPFLWGWGIGWTDMAIFAFLYPLNAIGITVGYHRHFTHGGFKAKRWLRIALAILGGQAMHGSVVRWVADHRRHHKYADQEGDPHSPWAYGPGVWGLTKGLYHAHMGWLFGKERTSRSKYAPDLLKDRDIRFLSLDPVYAVIVLSTFLVPMGLGALLTWSWHGAVTALFWGGVMRVFVGDHITFSINSICHVFGKEDFRTRDRARNVWWLAIPSFGESWHNLHHADPTCARHGVLKGQIDISARVIWVFERLGWVWDVRWPDHERLAARRVTAPATGERS; encoded by the coding sequence ATGACAGCGGGCGTCGCCGACGTCGGCAGCCGCACCCCGCAGCCGGACCTGTCCGGCACCGTCCCGTTCCCCGAGCGCGTCGCGGTCGTGGTGTTCGTGGTGGGGCCCGTCATGGGGCTGCTGGGCGCCGTCCCCTTCCTGTGGGGCTGGGGGATCGGCTGGACCGACATGGCCATCTTCGCGTTCCTGTATCCGCTGAACGCGATCGGGATCACCGTCGGCTACCACCGGCACTTCACCCACGGCGGCTTCAAGGCCAAGCGGTGGCTGCGGATCGCCCTCGCGATCCTCGGCGGGCAGGCCATGCACGGCTCGGTGGTCCGCTGGGTCGCCGACCACCGCCGCCACCACAAGTACGCCGACCAGGAGGGCGACCCCCACTCGCCGTGGGCCTACGGACCCGGCGTGTGGGGCCTCACCAAGGGCCTCTACCACGCGCACATGGGCTGGCTGTTCGGCAAGGAGCGCACGTCCCGCAGCAAGTACGCGCCCGACCTGCTGAAGGACCGGGACATCCGGTTCCTGTCGCTCGACCCCGTGTACGCCGTGATCGTGCTGTCGACGTTCCTCGTCCCGATGGGGCTGGGCGCGCTGCTCACCTGGTCGTGGCACGGCGCCGTCACCGCGCTGTTCTGGGGCGGGGTGATGCGCGTCTTCGTCGGCGACCACATCACCTTCTCGATCAACTCGATCTGCCACGTGTTCGGCAAGGAGGACTTCAGAACGCGCGACCGGGCCCGCAACGTGTGGTGGCTCGCGATCCCGTCGTTCGGCGAGTCCTGGCACAACCTGCACCACGCCGACCCGACCTGCGCGCGGCACGGCGTCCTCAAGGGCCAGATCGACATCAGCGCCCGCGTCATCTGGGTGTTCGAGAGGCTCGGCTGGGTCTGGGACGTCCGCTGGCCCGACCACGAGCGCCTCGCCGCCCGCCGCGTGACCGCCCCCGCCACCGGAGAACGATCATGA
- a CDS encoding PLP-dependent aminotransferase family protein has product MAIEWAGSTPELLLDLDRAATGTLRSQLETALRDAICTGRLKAGERLPSSRELARQLGVSRGLVQECYGQLNAEGYLCARTGSATRVAALRAAAGEPAPAAPPGGSRLRVDFAAGVPDLASFPRGDWAWAQREVARTVRNEELGYGDPRGSEVLRDVLAGHLRRVRAAVAEAEDIVVCGGFAQGLGIVLHVLARRGVRRVAFEDPGHGDGATMAAAERAGIEAVPVPVDDLGLDVDALAASGARAVVVTPAHQWPTGVVLAPERRRALADWACERDGVVVEDDYDAEFRYDREPVGSVQGLAPGRVIGLGTVSKSLAPAVRLGWILCPPALTRAVAEEKRLADRGSPVLDQLALAALVESGRYGRHLRRMRPVYAGRRAALVAALAEHAPAVRLTGLAAGFHAVAHLPAGTDERRVVAEARRRSVGLYGMSTYRASGAADPPRLVLGFGDLAESAIRDGIREVADILRP; this is encoded by the coding sequence ATGGCAATCGAGTGGGCCGGTTCGACACCGGAGCTGCTGCTGGACCTGGACCGGGCCGCGACCGGGACGCTGCGCTCGCAGCTGGAGACCGCGCTGCGCGACGCGATCTGCACCGGACGGCTCAAGGCGGGGGAGAGGCTGCCGTCATCCCGGGAGCTGGCCCGCCAGCTCGGCGTCTCCCGCGGCCTCGTCCAGGAGTGCTACGGCCAGCTCAACGCCGAGGGGTACCTGTGCGCGCGGACGGGGTCGGCCACCCGCGTGGCGGCTCTGCGCGCCGCCGCGGGGGAGCCGGCGCCCGCCGCGCCGCCGGGCGGGTCCCGGCTCCGCGTCGACTTCGCCGCGGGCGTGCCCGACCTGGCGTCCTTCCCGCGCGGCGACTGGGCGTGGGCGCAGCGCGAGGTCGCCCGGACGGTGCGCAACGAGGAACTCGGCTACGGAGACCCGCGCGGCAGCGAGGTCCTGCGGGACGTCCTCGCCGGCCATCTGCGGCGGGTGCGCGCGGCCGTCGCCGAGGCCGAGGACATCGTCGTCTGCGGCGGCTTCGCCCAGGGGCTCGGCATCGTCCTGCACGTGCTGGCCCGCCGGGGCGTGCGCCGCGTGGCGTTCGAGGACCCCGGCCACGGCGACGGCGCCACCATGGCCGCCGCGGAGCGCGCCGGGATCGAGGCGGTGCCCGTCCCGGTCGACGACCTCGGGCTGGACGTGGACGCGCTCGCCGCGAGCGGCGCCCGCGCGGTCGTCGTCACCCCCGCGCACCAGTGGCCGACCGGCGTCGTGCTGGCGCCCGAACGGCGCCGCGCCCTCGCCGACTGGGCGTGCGAGCGGGACGGGGTCGTCGTCGAGGACGACTACGACGCCGAGTTCCGCTACGACCGGGAGCCCGTGGGGTCGGTGCAGGGGCTCGCGCCCGGCCGCGTCATCGGCCTCGGGACGGTCAGCAAGTCGCTGGCCCCGGCCGTCCGGCTCGGCTGGATCCTGTGCCCGCCCGCGCTGACCCGGGCGGTGGCCGAGGAGAAGCGGCTCGCCGACCGCGGTTCGCCCGTCCTCGACCAGCTCGCGCTCGCCGCGCTCGTCGAGTCCGGCCGCTACGGGCGGCACCTGCGCCGGATGCGGCCCGTCTACGCCGGACGCCGCGCGGCGCTCGTGGCGGCCCTCGCCGAGCACGCGCCCGCCGTGCGGCTGACCGGGCTGGCCGCCGGCTTCCACGCCGTCGCCCACCTGCCCGCCGGGACGGACGAGCGGCGCGTCGTCGCCGAGGCGCGCAGGCGGTCGGTCGGCCTGTACGGGATGAGCACCTACCGGGCGTCCGGCGCGGCCGACCCCCCGCGGCTCGTCCTCGGCTTCGGCGACCTCGCCGAGAGCGCGATCCGGGACGGGATCCGGGAGGTGGCCGACATCCTCCGACCTTGA
- a CDS encoding MFS transporter produces MSETRETLPRPSTTAAARPPLVGRHLALVFAAAFATLTGFFLLFSVVPMYAVDGGAGGVGAGVTTGALMLTTVLAELSLPRLLDRFGHRRVFAAGIVLLGAPSLALPFSSAMAAITAVSLVRGLGFAVAVVVTGALVAALVPAERRGEGIGLFGVVAGVPSLLALPLGVWLAREVGYTPVFVAGAVASLAALAALPALPRRITGPGPSAPAPERPFGIVAGLRSAALLRPALAFASTAMAAGILVTFLPDAVPAGVAAAALFVQPAAATLSRWWAGRIGDRHGAARLLLPAVAVSAAGIALLSLAPDTVAVLAAMVVFGAGFGVTQNASMAVMFERAPASGYGTVSALWNIGYDGGMGVGGAAFGFAAAATGYPAAFALTAAVMLLALPLAFSRRPGDRSS; encoded by the coding sequence ATGAGCGAGACACGGGAGACACTGCCGCGGCCGAGCACCACCGCCGCCGCGCGCCCGCCGCTGGTCGGACGGCATCTGGCGCTGGTGTTCGCGGCCGCCTTCGCCACGCTGACGGGGTTCTTCCTGCTGTTCTCGGTCGTGCCGATGTACGCGGTGGACGGCGGCGCGGGCGGGGTCGGGGCGGGCGTCACCACGGGCGCGCTGATGCTGACGACGGTGCTCGCCGAGCTCTCGCTGCCCCGACTGCTCGACCGGTTCGGGCACCGGCGGGTCTTCGCCGCGGGGATCGTGCTGCTCGGGGCGCCCTCGCTCGCGCTGCCGTTCTCCTCGGCCATGGCGGCGATCACCGCGGTGAGCCTGGTGCGCGGCCTCGGCTTCGCCGTGGCCGTGGTGGTGACGGGCGCGCTGGTCGCGGCGCTCGTCCCGGCGGAGCGGCGCGGCGAGGGGATCGGGCTGTTCGGGGTCGTGGCCGGGGTCCCGTCGCTGCTCGCGCTGCCGCTCGGGGTGTGGCTGGCGCGCGAGGTCGGCTACACCCCGGTGTTCGTCGCGGGCGCGGTCGCCTCGCTCGCCGCGCTGGCGGCGCTGCCCGCCCTGCCGCGAAGGATCACCGGTCCGGGCCCCTCGGCGCCGGCCCCCGAGCGGCCCTTCGGCATCGTCGCGGGACTGCGGTCGGCGGCGCTGCTGCGCCCGGCCCTCGCGTTCGCCTCGACCGCGATGGCGGCGGGCATCCTGGTCACGTTCCTGCCCGACGCCGTCCCCGCCGGGGTCGCGGCGGCGGCGCTGTTCGTCCAGCCGGCGGCCGCCACGCTCTCGCGCTGGTGGGCGGGCCGGATCGGGGACCGGCACGGCGCCGCGCGGCTGCTCCTGCCCGCCGTGGCCGTCTCCGCGGCCGGCATCGCGCTGCTGTCCCTGGCGCCGGACACGGTCGCCGTCCTCGCCGCCATGGTGGTGTTCGGGGCGGGCTTCGGCGTCACGCAGAACGCGAGCATGGCCGTGATGTTCGAGCGGGCGCCCGCGTCCGGCTACGGCACGGTCAGCGCGCTCTGGAACATCGGCTACGACGGCGGCATGGGCGTCGGCGGCGCCGCGTTCGGCTTCGCCGCCGCCGCGACCGGCTACCCGGCCGCCTTCGCGCTCACCGCGGCCGTGATGCTCCTGGCTCTTCCCCTGGCGTTCTCCCGCCGCCCCGGCGACCGCTCCTCCTAG
- a CDS encoding BTAD domain-containing putative transcriptional regulator, with protein MRFGVLGPLEVRTEDGRPVPVPDRKVRALLADLLAHAGRAVSADRLVDDLWGDALPADPPATLRARVSQLRRTLEDAEPGARALVETSPPGYRLAARTDAADFADLAGRAADEPDPAARASRFAEALALWRGPAFADFADAPFAAPEIARLDELRLAALEGRAEARLQLGEDAALAAELREAVDEHPFRERLRAAHMRALYRAGRPADALAAYDDLRVRLRDDLGLDPPPALAALHASMLRRDPAAGGRRGNLPADVAPLVGRDAAVRELAALLEESRLVTLHGTGGVGKTRLAVAVARALRGPGEVWLVRLDEGLEAGASADDAASFTAGVLGLRDDAGSGGGPAARLGEALGGRRALLVLDNCEHVAEPVARLAAALLRDVADLRVLATSREPLAISGERLWTVPPLDAGAAAALFAQRAGLASGPGDAGPVAAICARLDGVPLALELAATRVRALGLAGLAERLDDRFRLLSSGARDAPPRQRTLRALIDWSWEPLEERERAVLRRLAVHAGGCTLDAAEAVCGADVETLAGLVDRSLVVAGEGPRYRLLETVAAYGAERLREAGEEERVRRRHAEYYIRLAERADLRGPGQRDALRLLRAETGNLRAALDGAVRAGDAGRALRLVNAMGWAWFLWGRVGEACRAFERALAVPGAADPASAARARTWRTGFAMLDGDGADRDERVREALAADGDPWARWFLGFVRGGFGDLEAIDELAARALDGFRARGDDWGEAAALAVRAGQALSAGDLPRARHDGERALRLFGAAGDRWGRLQATETLGVLAEVAGDYARARELHESGLRDAEELGLRAEAAGRMSRLGRVALLEGDLDRADDLHERGRRLAVRESHRRMEHFAEVGLALAARRRGRLAEAEAILRRWLGWCRDIEGAPGLAFLLAELGFIAELRGDAAGALALHTEGLAAARATGHPRAVALAREGLAGALSLAGRRAEAARSLAAASRARAAVGAPLPEAERGDVDRIAARLD; from the coding sequence ATGCGCTTCGGGGTCCTCGGTCCGCTGGAGGTGCGGACCGAGGACGGCCGCCCGGTCCCGGTCCCGGACCGGAAGGTGCGGGCGCTGCTGGCCGATCTCCTCGCGCACGCCGGACGCGCCGTCTCCGCCGACCGCCTCGTCGACGACCTGTGGGGCGACGCGCTGCCCGCCGATCCGCCGGCGACGCTGCGGGCCCGCGTCTCCCAGCTGCGCCGGACGCTGGAGGACGCCGAACCGGGCGCCCGGGCACTGGTCGAGACCAGCCCGCCCGGCTACCGGCTGGCCGCGCGGACCGACGCGGCCGACTTCGCCGACCTCGCCGGGCGGGCGGCGGACGAGCCCGACCCGGCCGCCCGCGCCTCGCGGTTCGCCGAGGCGCTGGCGCTCTGGCGCGGCCCCGCGTTCGCCGACTTCGCCGACGCGCCGTTCGCCGCCCCCGAGATCGCCCGCCTGGACGAACTGCGCCTCGCGGCCCTGGAGGGGCGCGCCGAGGCCCGCCTCCAGCTGGGCGAGGACGCGGCGCTGGCGGCCGAGCTGCGCGAAGCGGTGGACGAGCACCCGTTCCGGGAGCGGCTGCGGGCGGCTCACATGCGGGCCCTGTACCGCGCGGGCCGTCCGGCCGATGCCCTCGCCGCCTACGACGATCTGCGCGTCCGCCTGCGCGACGACCTGGGCCTGGATCCCCCACCCGCGCTGGCGGCCCTGCACGCGTCCATGCTCCGCCGCGACCCGGCGGCCGGCGGGCGCCGGGGCAACCTGCCGGCCGACGTGGCGCCGCTCGTCGGCCGGGACGCGGCCGTCCGGGAGCTGGCCGCGCTGCTGGAGGAGTCGCGGCTCGTGACGCTGCACGGGACGGGCGGGGTCGGCAAGACCCGGCTCGCGGTGGCCGTCGCGCGCGCCCTGCGCGGCCCCGGCGAGGTGTGGCTCGTGCGGCTCGACGAGGGGCTGGAGGCGGGCGCGTCCGCCGACGACGCGGCGTCGTTCACCGCCGGGGTGCTCGGGCTGCGCGACGACGCGGGCTCCGGCGGCGGACCGGCCGCGCGGCTGGGCGAGGCGCTGGGCGGCAGGCGGGCGCTGCTGGTCCTCGACAACTGCGAGCACGTGGCCGAGCCGGTCGCGCGGCTGGCGGCGGCGCTGCTGCGCGACGTCGCGGACCTGCGGGTCCTCGCGACGAGCCGGGAGCCGCTGGCGATCTCGGGGGAGCGGCTCTGGACCGTCCCGCCGCTGGACGCCGGGGCCGCGGCCGCGCTGTTCGCGCAGCGGGCGGGCCTGGCGTCCGGCCCGGGGGACGCCGGGCCGGTCGCGGCGATCTGCGCCCGGCTCGACGGCGTCCCGCTCGCCCTGGAACTGGCGGCGACGCGGGTCCGGGCGCTCGGCCTCGCCGGTCTGGCCGAACGGCTGGACGACCGCTTCCGGCTGCTGTCGTCCGGCGCCCGGGACGCCCCGCCCCGGCAGCGCACGCTCCGCGCCCTGATCGACTGGAGCTGGGAGCCCCTGGAGGAGCGCGAGCGGGCGGTCCTGCGGCGGCTGGCGGTCCACGCGGGCGGCTGCACCCTCGACGCGGCCGAGGCGGTCTGCGGCGCCGACGTGGAGACGCTCGCGGGCCTCGTCGACCGGTCGCTCGTCGTGGCGGGGGAAGGCCCCCGGTACCGGCTGCTCGAAACGGTCGCCGCGTACGGCGCCGAGCGGCTCCGGGAGGCGGGCGAGGAGGAGCGGGTGCGCCGCCGCCATGCCGAGTACTACATCCGCCTGGCAGAGCGCGCCGACCTGCGCGGGCCGGGGCAGCGCGACGCCCTGCGGCTGCTGCGCGCGGAGACCGGCAACCTGCGGGCCGCCCTGGACGGCGCCGTCCGGGCCGGGGACGCGGGCCGCGCGCTGCGGCTGGTCAACGCGATGGGCTGGGCCTGGTTCCTGTGGGGCCGCGTCGGCGAGGCGTGCCGGGCGTTCGAGCGGGCGCTCGCCGTGCCGGGCGCGGCGGATCCGGCGTCCGCCGCCCGGGCGCGGACCTGGCGCACCGGGTTCGCCATGCTGGACGGCGACGGCGCCGACCGGGACGAGCGGGTGCGCGAGGCCCTCGCCGCCGACGGCGACCCGTGGGCGCGCTGGTTCCTCGGGTTCGTGCGGGGCGGGTTCGGGGACCTGGAGGCGATCGACGAGCTGGCGGCCCGCGCGCTCGACGGGTTCCGCGCCCGGGGCGACGACTGGGGCGAGGCGGCGGCGCTCGCCGTGCGGGCCGGGCAGGCGCTGTCGGCCGGTGACCTCCCCCGGGCCCGGCACGACGGCGAGCGGGCCCTGCGGCTGTTCGGCGCGGCGGGCGACCGGTGGGGCCGCCTCCAGGCCACCGAGACGCTCGGGGTGCTCGCGGAGGTGGCCGGCGACTACGCCCGCGCGCGGGAGCTGCACGAGAGCGGCCTGCGCGACGCCGAGGAGCTCGGGCTCCGGGCGGAGGCGGCCGGCCGGATGTCCCGCCTCGGCCGCGTCGCTCTGCTCGAAGGCGACCTCGACCGTGCCGACGACCTGCACGAGCGCGGCAGGCGGCTGGCCGTCCGCGAGTCGCACCGCCGGATGGAGCACTTCGCCGAGGTGGGCCTCGCTCTCGCGGCGCGCAGGCGCGGGCGCCTGGCCGAGGCCGAGGCGATCCTGCGGCGCTGGCTCGGCTGGTGCCGCGACATCGAGGGCGCGCCCGGCCTGGCCTTCCTCCTGGCCGAGCTGGGGTTCATCGCCGAGCTGCGCGGCGACGCCGCCGGGGCGCTCGCCCTGCACACCGAGGGCCTGGCGGCGGCCCGCGCCACCGGCCACCCCCGCGCGGTGGCGCTCGCGCGGGAGGGCCTGGCCGGTGCGCTGTCCCTCGCCGGACGCCGCGCGGAGGCCGCGCGGTCGCTGGCCGCCGCTTCGCGGGCCAGGGCGGCCGTGGGCGCGCCGCTGCCCGAGGCGGAGCGCGGCGACGTCGACCGGATCGCCGCCCGCCTCGACTAG
- a CDS encoding NAD(P)-dependent oxidoreductase, protein MTKTSVTVLGLGLMGGALAEALLRDGRTVTVWNRSRAKAEPLVAKGAVAAESAEAAVSASPLVIVCLSVYANAEEILGGAATGRTIVQLTNGTPRQARAMADRAAGLGARYVDGGIMAVPPMIGQPEALILYSGDQEAFEEHRETLAVLGRPQFLGADPGLAPLFDLALLDAMYGMFAGIQHAFALVRSEKVAATDFEPMATAWLTAMLGSLPEQAHAVEAGDFATTVSSVATSQMAFPGLIETSRDQGVDPGYLPAVQALLDRAVKEGHGEDGLARLITLLESP, encoded by the coding sequence ATGACGAAGACTTCCGTGACCGTGCTCGGGCTTGGGCTGATGGGTGGCGCGCTCGCCGAGGCGCTGCTGAGGGACGGCCGGACGGTGACCGTCTGGAACCGCTCGCGCGCCAAGGCCGAGCCGCTCGTGGCCAAGGGCGCGGTGGCGGCGGAGAGCGCCGAGGCGGCGGTCTCCGCGAGCCCGCTGGTGATCGTGTGCCTGTCGGTGTACGCCAACGCCGAGGAGATCCTCGGCGGCGCGGCGACCGGGCGCACGATCGTCCAGCTCACCAACGGGACGCCCCGGCAGGCCCGGGCCATGGCCGACCGCGCCGCCGGGCTCGGCGCCCGGTACGTGGACGGCGGCATCATGGCCGTCCCGCCCATGATCGGGCAGCCGGAGGCGCTGATCCTCTACAGCGGCGACCAGGAGGCGTTCGAGGAGCACCGCGAGACCCTCGCCGTGCTGGGCCGCCCGCAGTTCCTCGGCGCCGATCCGGGACTCGCGCCGCTGTTCGACCTGGCCCTGCTGGACGCCATGTACGGCATGTTCGCCGGCATCCAGCACGCCTTCGCGCTCGTCCGGTCGGAGAAGGTCGCGGCCACGGACTTCGAGCCGATGGCCACCGCGTGGCTGACGGCGATGCTGGGCTCGCTCCCCGAGCAGGCCCACGCCGTCGAGGCGGGCGACTTCGCGACCACCGTCTCCAGCGTCGCGACCAGCCAGATGGCGTTCCCCGGCCTGATCGAGACGAGCCGCGACCAGGGCGTGGACCCCGGATACCTGCCGGCCGTGCAGGCCCTGCTGGACCGAGCGGTGAAGGAGGGCCACGGCGAAGACGGCCTGGCCCGCCTGATCACCCTCCTCGAAAGCCCCTGA
- a CDS encoding LLM class flavin-dependent oxidoreductase: protein MTVRFSVLDLAPVVTGSTSGQALRDTLDLARHAERLGFHRYWLAEHHAMPGIASSATAVLIGQVAAATSRMRVGSGGVMLPNHAPMVVAEQFGTLEALYPGRIDLGLGRAPGTDQATARALRRSAEALSVDDFPEQVVELRGYFAADSKVTPAAGNEPPVWLLGSSGYSARLAGLLGLPFAFAHHFSAENTVPALTLYRQSFRPGALDEPYSMIGVSVTASDTDERARELAAPQALSFLRLRQGRPGLLPTPEEAASYPYTPLERQMIDARLADQVVGGPDAVRKQLDELVGRTGVDEVMVTTQVFDHADRLRSYDILAGLYAESLGTA from the coding sequence ATGACCGTGCGCTTCTCCGTCCTCGATCTCGCCCCCGTCGTCACCGGCTCCACGTCCGGCCAGGCCCTGCGCGACACGCTCGACCTGGCGCGGCACGCGGAGCGGCTCGGCTTCCACCGGTACTGGCTGGCCGAGCACCACGCGATGCCCGGCATCGCCAGCTCGGCGACCGCCGTGCTGATCGGGCAGGTCGCGGCGGCGACCTCCCGGATGCGGGTGGGGTCGGGCGGGGTCATGCTGCCCAACCACGCGCCGATGGTCGTCGCCGAGCAGTTCGGGACGCTGGAGGCGCTGTACCCGGGACGCATCGACCTCGGCCTCGGCCGCGCGCCCGGCACCGACCAGGCGACCGCGCGGGCGCTGCGCCGGTCCGCCGAGGCGCTGTCGGTCGACGACTTCCCCGAGCAGGTCGTCGAGCTGCGCGGCTACTTCGCCGCCGACAGCAAGGTCACCCCGGCCGCGGGGAACGAGCCGCCGGTGTGGCTGCTCGGGTCCAGCGGGTACAGCGCGCGGCTCGCCGGCCTGCTCGGCCTGCCGTTCGCGTTCGCGCACCACTTCAGCGCCGAGAACACCGTGCCCGCGCTGACCCTGTACCGGCAGTCGTTCCGTCCCGGCGCACTGGACGAGCCGTACTCGATGATCGGGGTGTCGGTGACGGCGTCGGACACCGACGAGCGGGCGCGGGAGCTGGCGGCGCCGCAGGCGCTGTCGTTCCTGAGGCTGCGGCAGGGCCGTCCGGGGCTGCTGCCGACGCCGGAGGAGGCCGCGTCCTACCCGTACACGCCGCTGGAGCGGCAGATGATCGACGCGCGGCTGGCCGACCAGGTCGTGGGCGGCCCGGACGCCGTCCGCAAGCAGCTGGACGAGCTGGTCGGCCGGACCGGGGTCGACGAGGTCATGGTGACCACGCAGGTCTTCGACCACGCCGACCGGCTGCGCTCCTACGACATCCTCGCCGGGCTGTATGCGGAGAGCCTCGGCACGGCGTGA